A single genomic interval of Adhaeribacter pallidiroseus harbors:
- a CDS encoding DUF2238 domain-containing protein — protein MSYRLRLFLIFSLVFIWSAITPKDYFTWLLEVFPAILGVLVLFFTRKTFPLTRLTYLLILGHCCILMVGGHYTYAEVPLFNWLKEALHQTRNNYDKVGHFAQGFVPAIISREILVRKQVINRRSWLFFIVVTICVFISVLYEFLEWLVAELSGESADAFLGAQGYVWDTQSDMLFATIGAIMALLTLSKLHDQQLKAII, from the coding sequence TTGAGCTATCGTCTACGCTTATTTTTAATTTTTTCGTTGGTATTCATCTGGTCGGCTATTACGCCCAAAGATTATTTTACCTGGCTTTTGGAAGTATTTCCGGCTATACTGGGCGTATTAGTCTTGTTTTTCACGCGGAAAACTTTTCCGCTTACGCGGCTAACGTATTTACTTATTTTAGGGCATTGCTGCATTTTAATGGTAGGCGGCCATTATACTTACGCCGAAGTACCGCTTTTTAATTGGTTAAAAGAAGCACTACACCAAACCCGCAATAACTACGACAAAGTGGGCCATTTTGCGCAAGGTTTTGTTCCCGCCATTATCTCCCGCGAGATTCTGGTGCGCAAACAGGTAATTAACCGTAGAAGCTGGTTATTCTTTATAGTAGTTACTATCTGTGTTTTTATTAGCGTATTATACGAATTTCTAGAATGGTTGGTAGCCGAACTCTCCGGCGAATCGGCCGATGCTTTTTTAGGGGCCCAAGGTTATGTGTGGGATACACAATCCGATATGCTTTTTGCCACAATTGGAGCTATTATGGCTTTACTTACCCTGAGCAAACTTCATGATCAACAGCTCAAAGCAATAATTTAG
- a CDS encoding TPM domain-containing protein, with protein MKKYFFLLLYLLSFHLAWSQDNAGIPPRPDPPKLVNDLAGILSPEEVQALEQKLENYNDSTSTQVTIVNVKSIGPYEIADYAVKLAINWGIGQKGKNNGLLILTSVDDRKVNITTGYGMEALLPDALAKRITEYTLKPNYKAGNYYQGLDEATNLIIDIFSGQYKADPRDTGDGGSNVTFWLIIGALVLVILFSLRRRGGGGGGGGMRTLGGGFFPPVIFGDFSSGRGPFGGGFGGGGFGGGGGGFGGFGGGSFGGGGASSDW; from the coding sequence ATGAAAAAATACTTTTTCCTGCTTCTTTATTTACTCAGCTTTCACCTAGCCTGGAGCCAGGATAATGCGGGTATTCCGCCTCGGCCTGATCCGCCCAAACTGGTGAATGATCTGGCCGGTATTCTGAGCCCGGAAGAAGTGCAGGCTTTAGAGCAAAAACTTGAGAATTATAATGATTCCACTTCTACCCAGGTTACCATTGTGAATGTGAAGTCAATTGGTCCGTACGAGATTGCAGATTACGCAGTTAAATTGGCTATTAATTGGGGCATTGGTCAGAAAGGTAAAAACAACGGACTTTTAATATTAACCTCGGTAGATGACCGAAAAGTAAATATAACCACTGGCTATGGCATGGAAGCGTTATTGCCCGATGCTCTAGCCAAACGAATAACCGAGTACACCTTAAAACCTAACTACAAAGCGGGCAATTATTACCAGGGGCTCGACGAAGCAACTAACTTAATTATCGATATTTTCAGTGGCCAGTACAAAGCCGACCCACGCGACACCGGTGATGGCGGCTCTAACGTAACTTTCTGGCTTATCATTGGCGCTTTAGTCTTGGTTATATTATTTAGTTTACGTCGGCGGGGTGGCGGCGGTGGCGGTGGCGGCATGCGCACTTTAGGCGGCGGATTTTTTCCGCCGGTTATCTTCGGCGACTTTTCTTCGGGCCGCGGTCCGTTTGGCGGGGGCTTCGGTGGTGGTGGCTTTGGTGGCGGCGGCGGGGGTTTCGGCGGATTCGGCGGAGGTTCCTTCGGCGGTGGCGGGGCCAGCAGCGATTGGTAA
- a CDS encoding DUF4160 domain-containing protein, with the protein MPTILKTYGLRFFFFSNEATDPAHVHVEKNNAYAKYYLSPVEHAFSFAFNANELSQIRNLVQQHQSVFLTKWNEFIGQ; encoded by the coding sequence ATGCCCACTATTTTAAAAACGTATGGCTTGCGCTTCTTCTTTTTCAGCAACGAAGCCACCGATCCCGCGCATGTTCACGTGGAGAAAAATAATGCGTACGCCAAATATTACCTTTCACCGGTAGAGCATGCTTTTTCTTTTGCTTTTAATGCTAATGAATTAAGCCAAATCCGAAACCTAGTACAACAGCATCAATCGGTATTTTTAACGAAGTGGAATGAATTTATCGGCCAATAA
- a CDS encoding cellulase family glycosylhydrolase, whose amino-acid sequence MQHTSNTSRRDFIKKTGLLTAGLGLAGTSALAGLEATARQKKNKLPKWKGFNLLDFFSPDPTNTRKATPEEYFKWMAGWGFDFVRLPMAYPYYLNFDRSRNITPEEVYNIDEKQVDQIDHLVQLAHKYNMHVSLNLHRAPGYCVNAGFNEPYNLWTDEEALKAFCFHWQMWAKRYKNVSPKKISFDLLNEPSMRDDMNDQHSKRSAVPGEVYRKVAKAASEAIRAENKKHLVIADGNNTGSTVIPEITDLNIAQSCRGYNPGIISHYKAPWANKDPENLPEPKWPGQVGDKYLSRALLEEFYKPWIELVKSGVGVHCGECGSWNKTPHEVFLAWFGDVLGILSENDIGFAVWEFSGDFGVLNSGRADVAYEDWYGQKLDRKMLELLQKV is encoded by the coding sequence ATGCAACACACATCCAATACCAGCCGGCGTGATTTTATTAAAAAAACGGGTCTACTCACGGCAGGTCTTGGCCTGGCCGGAACCAGCGCTTTAGCCGGTTTAGAAGCTACTGCCCGCCAAAAGAAAAACAAGTTACCTAAGTGGAAAGGCTTTAACCTGCTCGACTTTTTTTCGCCGGACCCCACGAATACCCGCAAAGCTACACCCGAAGAATATTTTAAATGGATGGCAGGTTGGGGCTTTGATTTTGTGCGGTTACCCATGGCTTACCCGTATTACTTAAATTTTGATCGCAGCCGCAATATTACGCCCGAAGAAGTTTATAACATCGACGAAAAACAAGTAGATCAGATTGACCATCTGGTGCAGTTGGCGCATAAATACAACATGCACGTTAGTTTAAATCTGCACCGGGCACCCGGCTACTGCGTAAATGCCGGCTTTAACGAACCCTATAATCTCTGGACCGACGAAGAAGCGTTAAAAGCTTTTTGCTTTCACTGGCAAATGTGGGCGAAGCGGTACAAAAATGTGTCGCCTAAAAAAATAAGTTTTGATTTGCTCAACGAGCCCAGCATGCGCGACGACATGAACGACCAGCACTCTAAACGCAGCGCGGTACCCGGCGAAGTTTACCGCAAAGTAGCCAAAGCTGCTTCGGAAGCTATTCGCGCCGAAAACAAGAAACATTTGGTAATCGCCGATGGCAACAATACCGGCTCCACCGTTATCCCCGAGATAACCGATTTAAACATTGCCCAAAGTTGCCGGGGCTACAATCCGGGCATTATTTCGCATTATAAAGCGCCCTGGGCCAATAAAGATCCCGAAAACTTACCCGAACCCAAGTGGCCGGGCCAGGTAGGCGATAAATATTTGAGTCGCGCTTTGCTGGAAGAATTCTATAAACCCTGGATTGAGCTGGTGAAAAGCGGCGTAGGCGTACATTGCGGCGAATGCGGTTCCTGGAACAAAACCCCGCACGAGGTATTTTTAGCTTGGTTCGGCGACGTATTAGGCATTTTGTCGGAGAACGATATCGGCTTTGCCGTATGGGAATTTAGCGGTGACTTTGGGGTCTTAAATTCTGGCCGGGCCGACGTGGCTTACGAAGATTGGTACGGCCAAAAGCTCGACCGCAAAATGCTGGAATTATTGCAGAAGGTGTAA
- a CDS encoding VOC family protein: MAKSNLIEMNNVGIVVESLDNAISFFTEIGLTLEGRSMVEGEWAGRVTGLGDQSVEVAMMVTPDGHSRLELSRFLTPATIADHRKAPVNALGYLRIMFRVDNLDELLSRLVNQGAELVGEVVNYENIYRLCYIRGTEGLLIGLAEQLSNQTTKDILEKS; this comes from the coding sequence ATGGCAAAAAGTAACTTGATAGAAATGAACAATGTCGGCATTGTCGTAGAATCTTTGGATAATGCAATCTCCTTTTTCACCGAAATCGGTCTGACACTTGAAGGACGCTCGATGGTTGAAGGAGAATGGGCAGGACGTGTTACCGGACTTGGAGATCAGTCGGTAGAGGTTGCTATGATGGTTACTCCCGACGGCCACAGCAGACTTGAACTTTCCCGATTTCTCACTCCTGCTACTATAGCCGACCACCGAAAAGCTCCCGTAAACGCACTTGGTTATCTCCGTATCATGTTTCGGGTAGATAATCTGGATGAGTTGTTATCCAGACTCGTTAATCAAGGTGCTGAACTCGTTGGGGAAGTGGTTAACTATGAGAACATTTACCGCCTTTGCTATATCCGGGGAACAGAAGGACTTCTCATCGGATTAGCAGAACAACTTAGTAATCAAACAACAAAAGATATTTTAGAAAAATCTTGA
- a CDS encoding TPM domain-containing protein, which yields MKEDITAEDEARIIAAIAEAEKNTSGEIRVHIENTCKGNVLDRATEVFAYLHMHQTKLRNGVLFYVALKSRQFAVLGDGGINAVVPPDFWKEVTALVVQHFKEEKYAEGLTKGVLMAGEQLKAFFPYAGDAADTNELQNDISFGKD from the coding sequence ATGAAAGAAGATATAACGGCGGAAGACGAAGCCCGGATTATAGCAGCTATTGCGGAAGCGGAAAAAAATACTTCCGGCGAAATCCGGGTGCACATCGAAAATACCTGTAAAGGCAACGTACTCGACCGGGCTACCGAAGTATTTGCGTACCTGCACATGCACCAGACAAAGCTCCGCAATGGCGTTTTATTTTACGTAGCGCTAAAAAGCCGACAGTTTGCGGTACTGGGCGATGGCGGCATAAACGCCGTGGTGCCTCCTGATTTCTGGAAAGAAGTTACCGCATTAGTTGTCCAGCATTTTAAAGAAGAGAAATACGCCGAAGGTTTAACTAAAGGCGTATTAATGGCCGGCGAACAATTAAAAGCTTTTTTCCCCTACGCCGGCGATGCCGCCGACACCAACGAACTACAAAACGATATTTCTTTCGGGAAAGACTGA
- a CDS encoding metallophosphoesterase, which produces MLKKLLLTYFLGFSALLQANAQATDSVSQVVYLLGNTATSTIPTSHLQAFQKALDAEKNPFTVVHLGDIATNRGIGKRLNAGANRKINQLLQLTKTRGKLYLVPGDKDWDNSGKEGLDDVRRLEQYIKKQQTNAQVLLPGNGCPGPEIRDIGKNLRLIAINTQWWMHPHRKPAEPDTDCGILSDVEFLETLENAIEEANGRQVIIVGHHPVLSNGFYGGHVPVRTHLFPFSNTRLKPLTWLPLPGLGSLYASYRQNTGTPRDMANPGYQNFIANMNRVFQEHDQLIYAAAHDFSLQLNARENNYHLISGSFSQKRHVAQNIESLFNKAETGYAKVMIYADGKITTTFYQFTKPSTATAVAKQTLFQSACDPNPAKTIPVNKQVGPCIQLEAPAPITTEEVTTNGNKATVIAGPQYAATALKLKFFGQLYRKSWTQPVQVPLLYLSRTREKLRPLKFSGGRQTTALQLTAADGRRFVFRSVDKDPIGAIPSELRNTVVTDVLRQITPTEQPYGALIVSSLLDSTDILHAQPKLYVLADDRVLGPYRKNYQDLFGMLEEQPGDAKGETPGFAGATNLRNSFKLYRELYRDHANRVDAQAFGKARAFDIFIGDWGREPDNWRWAGYKIDSQWVYRPIPRDRDHAFSRWDGVIPWLADRKWAIPNIQNFDTEISGLRSLTWPARHLDRFLLTSLTRQDWLDIAKNLQNTFTDAVIAKAIAEMPPEIAKGQGQEIGATLKARRSRLPEVLQEYYETLAQYVDVVGSNKNEYFKIDRLPNAQVRVQVFQKDDKTNLPQGKPYFDRVFFKKETNEVRLYGLGGQDVFDVSGETQASLRIRIIGGDGQDSIRDVSAVKRYGKSTVVYDSKATKLDLGKEARNLTSDAPDINSFSPYSFTYNTYSPNGSIIYNQSDGIGLALGVTYKRQHFRKKDFASIYAFNARATQFGNLQLTTNTLWRHVIGPWDVGAYLDLGGYFRTYDFFGLGNNTRKNEELYDDKFYKARYGGVMSAVFVQRQFFQKSYFRIGPLFETLTTNFRDNSFLDQPNNELPLVNTQKQQLIGFNTDFVLDLRDKLIFTQRGIRLFVRHNTYKPIKNNGKAYGLTEGFIDYYATGRVYLPVTLALRLGGGRNYGDNLPYYKYTTLGLRPNLRGYVINRFAGDASLYINSEVRFHLGEVESAFLPFRYGGIAFFDRGRVWYQGKSEGNWHDGYGGGFYIAPVAERFAFSLLLQHSREELLLFSFGAGFRFDQ; this is translated from the coding sequence ATGCTGAAAAAATTACTCCTGACTTATTTCCTCGGCTTCTCGGCCTTATTGCAAGCAAATGCACAAGCAACCGATTCTGTTTCGCAGGTGGTGTACTTGTTAGGAAATACCGCTACTTCTACTATTCCTACTTCGCATTTACAGGCTTTTCAGAAAGCATTAGATGCCGAGAAGAATCCATTTACCGTAGTGCATCTGGGCGATATAGCAACCAACCGCGGTATTGGCAAAAGATTAAACGCCGGGGCTAACCGCAAAATTAACCAGTTGCTGCAACTCACCAAAACCCGTGGCAAACTGTACCTGGTACCCGGCGATAAAGACTGGGATAACTCCGGCAAAGAAGGCCTGGACGATGTACGCCGGCTGGAACAATACATTAAAAAACAACAAACCAATGCGCAAGTATTATTACCCGGCAATGGCTGCCCGGGGCCAGAAATCCGGGATATTGGGAAAAATTTACGCTTAATTGCCATTAATACCCAGTGGTGGATGCATCCGCACCGCAAACCCGCCGAACCCGACACCGACTGCGGTATTTTATCGGACGTGGAGTTTCTGGAAACTTTAGAAAACGCGATTGAAGAAGCCAATGGCCGCCAGGTGATTATTGTGGGGCATCATCCGGTGCTATCTAATGGCTTTTACGGCGGACATGTGCCGGTAAGAACGCATCTGTTCCCGTTTAGCAATACCCGCTTAAAGCCGCTTACCTGGTTGCCGCTCCCGGGTTTAGGTAGTTTATACGCCTCTTACCGGCAAAATACCGGCACGCCGCGCGATATGGCTAACCCGGGCTATCAAAATTTTATCGCCAACATGAACCGGGTATTTCAGGAGCACGATCAGCTTATCTATGCTGCTGCCCACGATTTCTCGTTACAACTAAACGCTCGGGAAAATAACTACCATCTGATTTCGGGCAGTTTCTCTCAGAAGCGGCATGTAGCCCAGAATATAGAAAGTTTGTTTAATAAAGCCGAAACGGGCTACGCCAAAGTAATGATTTACGCGGATGGAAAAATAACTACTACTTTTTACCAGTTTACCAAACCAAGTACCGCCACCGCCGTGGCCAAACAAACATTATTTCAATCGGCCTGCGACCCGAATCCAGCTAAAACCATTCCGGTAAACAAACAAGTAGGTCCTTGTATTCAACTGGAAGCTCCGGCCCCGATTACCACCGAAGAAGTAACCACCAACGGCAATAAAGCCACGGTAATTGCCGGTCCGCAGTATGCGGCCACGGCTTTAAAATTAAAATTTTTTGGCCAGTTATACCGCAAAAGTTGGACGCAGCCCGTGCAGGTACCTTTGTTATATCTAAGTCGAACCAGGGAAAAACTGCGACCGCTTAAATTTAGCGGAGGGCGGCAAACTACGGCGCTGCAATTAACGGCCGCCGACGGTCGGCGATTTGTATTCCGGTCTGTAGATAAAGACCCGATTGGCGCTATTCCGTCGGAGTTGCGCAATACCGTAGTTACCGATGTTTTACGCCAGATAACCCCCACGGAGCAGCCCTATGGTGCTTTAATTGTGAGCAGTTTATTGGATTCTACGGATATTTTACACGCGCAGCCCAAATTATATGTACTAGCCGACGACCGGGTTTTAGGGCCTTACCGCAAAAATTATCAGGATTTGTTCGGGATGTTGGAAGAACAGCCCGGCGATGCCAAAGGCGAAACACCAGGCTTTGCAGGAGCTACTAATTTAAGAAACAGCTTTAAATTGTACCGCGAATTGTACCGCGACCATGCCAACCGCGTAGATGCCCAGGCTTTTGGCAAGGCCCGGGCGTTTGATATTTTTATCGGTGACTGGGGCCGCGAACCGGATAACTGGCGTTGGGCGGGTTACAAAATTGATTCGCAGTGGGTGTACCGCCCCATTCCGCGCGACCGGGACCATGCTTTTTCGCGCTGGGACGGCGTGATACCCTGGCTCGCCGACCGGAAATGGGCCATACCTAATATTCAGAACTTTGATACCGAAATAAGCGGCTTGCGCAGTCTTACCTGGCCTGCCCGCCACCTGGACCGGTTTTTACTGACCTCACTTACCCGCCAAGATTGGCTTGATATAGCTAAAAATTTACAAAATACCTTCACCGATGCCGTGATTGCTAAAGCGATTGCGGAAATGCCGCCGGAAATTGCGAAAGGGCAGGGGCAGGAAATAGGCGCTACATTAAAAGCCCGTCGATCGCGGTTGCCAGAAGTGCTGCAAGAATATTACGAAACATTAGCCCAATACGTAGATGTAGTAGGCTCCAACAAAAACGAATATTTTAAAATTGACCGTTTGCCCAATGCCCAGGTGCGGGTACAGGTATTCCAGAAAGACGATAAAACTAACTTGCCGCAGGGTAAGCCTTACTTTGATCGTGTGTTTTTTAAAAAAGAGACCAATGAGGTTCGGTTGTACGGTTTAGGGGGCCAGGATGTGTTTGATGTAAGCGGTGAGACTCAAGCTAGCCTCCGGATCAGAATAATTGGGGGCGATGGCCAGGATAGTATCCGTGATGTATCGGCAGTAAAAAGGTACGGCAAGAGCACCGTGGTGTACGATAGTAAAGCGACCAAGCTGGACCTAGGCAAAGAAGCCCGCAACTTAACTTCCGATGCTCCTGATATTAATTCTTTTAGCCCTTATTCGTTTACATACAACACCTATAGCCCAAACGGCAGTATCATCTACAACCAAAGCGACGGCATTGGCCTGGCTTTAGGAGTAACGTATAAACGGCAGCATTTCCGGAAAAAAGATTTTGCCAGTATTTACGCGTTTAACGCCCGAGCTACCCAGTTTGGAAATTTACAGCTTACCACCAACACCTTGTGGCGCCATGTAATAGGCCCATGGGATGTGGGTGCCTACTTGGACTTAGGTGGTTACTTCCGGACGTACGATTTTTTTGGTTTAGGTAACAACACCCGCAAAAACGAAGAACTTTACGACGATAAATTTTACAAAGCCCGCTACGGCGGCGTGATGTCGGCGGTGTTCGTACAGCGCCAGTTTTTTCAAAAAAGTTATTTTAGAATCGGTCCTTTGTTCGAAACGCTTACTACTAATTTCCGGGATAATTCTTTCCTGGACCAACCCAACAACGAACTGCCACTGGTAAATACGCAGAAACAACAATTAATTGGCTTTAACACCGACTTTGTGCTGGATTTACGCGATAAGCTTATTTTTACGCAACGGGGTATTCGCTTGTTTGTGCGGCACAATACCTATAAACCCATCAAAAATAATGGCAAAGCGTATGGCCTCACCGAAGGGTTTATTGATTATTACGCTACGGGCCGGGTTTACTTACCGGTAACTTTAGCTTTGCGATTAGGCGGTGGCCGAAACTACGGCGACAATCTGCCTTATTATAAATATACCACCCTGGGTTTGCGCCCTAACTTACGGGGCTACGTGATAAACCGCTTTGCCGGCGATGCCAGTCTTTACATTAACAGTGAAGTGCGTTTTCATTTGGGCGAAGTAGAGAGTGCCTTTTTGCCCTTCCGGTACGGGGGCATTGCTTTTTTTGACCGGGGCCGCGTGTGGTACCAGGGCAAAAGCGAAGGTAATTGGCACGATGGGTACGGTGGCGGTTTTTACATTGCGCCGGTTGCCGAACGCTTTGCTTTTTCCTTGCTGCTGCAACACTCGCGCGAGGAATTGCTGTTGTTTTCCTTCGGGGCCGGTTTTCGGTTCGATCAGTAG
- the pdxR gene encoding MocR-like pyridoxine biosynthesis transcription factor PdxR, whose protein sequence is MSKNAHQISLAGIKVSRHGEQPMHQQLYESIRGAILGGRLKAGERMPASRVFCEELGISRNIVLLAFEQLALEGYLVGRTGSGTFVANTLPDALLRIKSRKKEPPIHTELLINTEADINPLPLPPDLLRRNSTKEVIKPFQTATPSFNDFPFAVWAKIAGKVLRYFNLAHLGYDDAAGYLPLRKAIANYLRVHRAVNCTAEQIIIVNGSQQGLNLIGQILLPRGEEFWLEDPGYHGARAALINAGGKCCPVPVSAPEGLDLNYAIKHYPQARMAYLTPSHQYPLGGTMPVCKRLELLDWANKNHMWLIEDDYDSEFRYTGKPLASLQGLDKGGRVIYLGTFSKVLFPALRIAYLVLPTLVLANHFRLHKAMLDRQHPLLEQLILTDFIQEGHFTRHLRRMRLLYKKRQDALLSSLHLYAPNLTYSNMNDSGMQSLVWLPEHLSDKAVSELLRQEEIIAPPLSDYTVTHFKKPGLLLGYSSFTEEQITQGIQKFARLVNGLL, encoded by the coding sequence ATGAGCAAGAATGCCCACCAAATTTCCTTAGCCGGGATAAAAGTAAGCCGGCATGGCGAGCAGCCCATGCACCAGCAACTCTACGAAAGCATCCGGGGCGCTATTTTGGGAGGCCGGTTAAAAGCCGGCGAGAGAATGCCCGCCAGTCGGGTATTCTGCGAAGAGTTAGGCATTTCGCGCAATATTGTTTTGCTGGCTTTTGAGCAATTAGCCCTGGAGGGTTATTTAGTGGGGCGTACCGGTTCGGGCACCTTTGTGGCCAATACCTTACCGGATGCCCTTTTACGCATTAAATCCCGTAAGAAAGAGCCGCCGATACACACCGAATTATTAATAAATACCGAAGCCGATATAAACCCATTGCCTTTACCACCCGATTTGCTCCGGCGCAACAGCACCAAAGAAGTTATTAAACCGTTCCAAACGGCTACGCCTTCTTTCAATGATTTTCCTTTTGCTGTTTGGGCTAAGATTGCGGGTAAAGTGTTGCGTTATTTTAATTTAGCGCATTTAGGCTACGACGATGCCGCCGGGTATTTACCGCTCCGGAAAGCCATTGCCAATTATTTACGGGTGCATCGGGCGGTAAACTGTACCGCGGAACAGATTATTATTGTAAATGGCTCGCAGCAAGGATTAAACTTAATCGGGCAAATATTGCTGCCGCGCGGCGAGGAATTCTGGTTGGAAGATCCGGGTTACCATGGCGCCCGCGCCGCCTTGATTAATGCCGGCGGCAAATGCTGTCCTGTTCCGGTAAGCGCTCCCGAGGGCCTGGATTTAAATTACGCCATCAAACATTATCCCCAGGCCCGCATGGCTTATTTAACGCCTTCGCACCAGTATCCATTAGGCGGTACCATGCCGGTTTGCAAAAGATTAGAGTTGCTCGATTGGGCGAATAAAAACCACATGTGGCTGATTGAAGATGATTACGATAGCGAATTCCGGTACACAGGTAAACCGTTGGCTTCGCTGCAAGGATTGGATAAAGGAGGCCGGGTTATTTATTTGGGAACATTTAGCAAAGTTTTATTTCCGGCTTTGCGCATTGCTTACCTGGTTTTACCTACTTTGGTCCTGGCAAACCACTTCCGGTTGCACAAAGCCATGCTCGACCGGCAGCATCCCTTACTGGAACAACTTATTCTAACGGATTTTATTCAGGAAGGCCATTTTACCCGGCACTTACGCCGCATGCGCCTGCTTTACAAAAAACGGCAGGATGCTTTATTAAGCAGTTTACACCTTTACGCCCCCAACCTCACCTACTCCAACATGAACGATTCGGGGATGCAAAGTCTGGTTTGGCTACCGGAGCATTTATCGGATAAAGCCGTTTCGGAGCTACTGCGGCAAGAAGAAATTATTGCCCCGCCTTTATCGGATTATACCGTTACCCATTTTAAGAAACCAGGCTTATTGCTCGGTTATTCTTCTTTCACCGAAGAACAAATTACCCAAGGCATCCAAAAATTTGCCCGCCTTGTAAATGGTTTGCTTTAA
- a CDS encoding putative toxin-antitoxin system toxin component, PIN family, translating to MLNEFIHVTQRPKFKKFFKQKDVQVLMDVLDTHAELITITSNIEKCRDSKDNVLLSLAVDGKADYLLTGDKDLLELDNIGSTKIQTIADFLNRSK from the coding sequence TTGTTAAACGAATTTATACACGTTACGCAACGCCCAAAGTTTAAAAAATTTTTTAAACAAAAAGATGTTCAGGTGTTAATGGATGTTCTTGATACCCATGCGGAACTAATTACGATAACTTCTAACATAGAAAAATGCCGCGATAGTAAAGACAATGTTCTGCTTTCTCTGGCAGTGGATGGTAAAGCGGATTATTTATTAACGGGCGATAAAGATTTACTGGAATTAGATAATATTGGATCAACTAAAATACAAACGATTGCTGATTTCCTGAACAGAAGCAAATAA
- a CDS encoding rhodanese-like domain-containing protein, translating into MAQFVPGDTSSALAFFYNKLCYESDPSDVYHDRQEGIADFVVVDARSRARFTLEHVPGARNIPHKEINQETTALLPRDKIIVVYCDGIGCNASTKGAAKLVGLGFRAKEMIGGLDWWKRDGYPVANGSESANPVACGCA; encoded by the coding sequence GTGGCGCAGTTCGTTCCCGGCGATACCTCATCGGCATTAGCTTTTTTTTATAATAAACTATGTTACGAATCGGACCCGTCGGATGTGTACCACGACAGGCAGGAAGGCATTGCGGATTTTGTGGTAGTGGATGCCCGCTCCCGTGCCCGCTTTACCCTGGAACACGTACCGGGTGCCCGGAACATCCCGCACAAAGAAATCAATCAGGAAACTACCGCCTTACTGCCCCGAGACAAAATAATAGTGGTGTACTGCGATGGCATTGGCTGTAATGCCAGTACCAAAGGAGCCGCTAAATTGGTTGGCTTAGGCTTTAGAGCCAAAGAAATGATTGGCGGCCTGGATTGGTGGAAACGCGATGGCTACCCCGTAGCAAATGGTTCGGAATCTGCAAATCCTGTAGCCTGTGGTTGCGCGTAA
- a CDS encoding DUF2442 domain-containing protein: protein MNLSANKKIVVTANQVWFADHKLYVLLHDGRELGIPLEWFPKLSKATEAERQKYRLIGNGIGICWESLDEDLSVSALL from the coding sequence ATGAATTTATCGGCCAATAAGAAAATAGTTGTTACCGCTAACCAGGTTTGGTTTGCCGATCACAAATTATACGTTTTGCTCCACGATGGCCGCGAATTAGGCATTCCGCTGGAATGGTTTCCGAAATTAAGCAAAGCAACCGAGGCAGAACGCCAAAAATACCGCCTTATTGGGAACGGTATTGGTATTTGCTGGGAAAGTTTAGATGAAGATTTGTCGGTATCGGCACTGTTGTAG
- a CDS encoding GNAT family N-acetyltransferase, whose product MAVTIKEATLADADQIAQLGRVTFAETFGKLFPAVILEKYLNHTFSPTKIRDSLQKPANYFLLADTSTGPVGYLKMKRFHAYHESESPDQQAQLQKIYVLQQFVGTGAGSALLQKCHETAQAEGFKELWLAVWHLNERALQFYRSHHYQFVQDSVLQIDSLSFKMNIMALHLAG is encoded by the coding sequence ATGGCGGTAACTATAAAGGAAGCAACGCTCGCCGACGCCGACCAGATTGCGCAGCTTGGCCGAGTTACCTTTGCCGAAACTTTTGGTAAATTATTTCCGGCGGTCATTCTGGAAAAGTATTTAAACCACACTTTTAGCCCCACTAAAATTCGGGATAGTTTACAGAAACCCGCTAATTATTTTTTATTGGCCGACACCTCTACGGGCCCGGTAGGTTACTTAAAAATGAAACGCTTTCATGCTTACCACGAGAGCGAAAGCCCTGATCAGCAGGCACAATTGCAAAAAATATACGTGTTACAACAATTTGTCGGGACCGGGGCGGGTAGCGCCTTACTACAAAAGTGCCACGAAACAGCCCAAGCCGAAGGCTTTAAAGAACTCTGGTTAGCGGTCTGGCATTTAAACGAACGGGCCCTGCAATTCTACCGGAGCCATCACTACCAATTTGTGCAGGATAGTGTTTTGCAAATAGATTCATTAAGCTTTAAGATGAATATTATGGCCCTACATCTAGCCGGTTAA